One genomic window of Cygnus olor isolate bCygOlo1 chromosome 3, bCygOlo1.pri.v2, whole genome shotgun sequence includes the following:
- the LOC121067195 gene encoding VIP peptides isoform X2, whose translation MEHRGASPLLLALALLSALCWRARALPPRGAAFPAVPRLGNRMPFDAASEPDRAHGSLKSESDILQNTLPENEKFYFDLSRIIDSSQDSPVKRHSDAVFTDNYSRFRKQMAVKKYLNSVLTGKRSQEELNPSKLRDEAEILEPSFSENYDDVSVDELLSHLPLDL comes from the exons ATGGAGCACCGCGGAGCCTCCCCGCTCCTCCTCGCCCTCGCCCTCCTCAGCGCTCTCTGCTGGCGGGCAAGGGCgctgcccccccggggggcCGCCTTCCCTGCCGTGCCGCG ATTGGGAAACAGAATGCCATTTGATGCAGCCAGTGAACCTGACCGTGCCCATGGGTCTTTAAAGTCTGAATCAGACATTTTGCAGAACACACTacctgaaaatgagaaattctaTTTTGATCTGTCCAGAATTATTGATAG TTCCCAGGACAGTCCTGTCAAACGCCACTCTGATGCTGTCTTCACCGACAACTACAGCCGCTTTCGGAAGCAAATGgctgtgaagaaatatttaaactcagttttaactggaaaaagaag CCAGGAAGAGCTAAACCCCTCTAAACTTCGTGATGAAGCAGAAATTCTTGAaccttccttttcagaaaactatGATGATGTTTCTGTAGATGAGCTGCTGAGCCACCTCCCCCTG GACCTCTGA
- the LOC121067195 gene encoding VIP peptides isoform X1, which yields MEHRGASPLLLALALLSALCWRARALPPRGAAFPAVPRLGNRMPFDAASEPDRAHGSLKSESDILQNTLPENEKFYFDLSRIIDRNARHADGIFTSVYSHLLAKLAVKRYLHSLIRKRVSSQDSPVKRHSDAVFTDNYSRFRKQMAVKKYLNSVLTGKRSQEELNPSKLRDEAEILEPSFSENYDDVSVDELLSHLPLDL from the exons ATGGAGCACCGCGGAGCCTCCCCGCTCCTCCTCGCCCTCGCCCTCCTCAGCGCTCTCTGCTGGCGGGCAAGGGCgctgcccccccggggggcCGCCTTCCCTGCCGTGCCGCG ATTGGGAAACAGAATGCCATTTGATGCAGCCAGTGAACCTGACCGTGCCCATGGGTCTTTAAAGTCTGAATCAGACATTTTGCAGAACACACTacctgaaaatgagaaattctaTTTTGATCTGTCCAGAATTATTGATAG aaatgcaaggCATGCTGATGGAATTTTCACCAGTGTCTACAGCCATCTTTTGGCTAAACTTGCTGTGAAGAGATATCTGCATTCGCTTATTAGAAAACGAGTTAG TTCCCAGGACAGTCCTGTCAAACGCCACTCTGATGCTGTCTTCACCGACAACTACAGCCGCTTTCGGAAGCAAATGgctgtgaagaaatatttaaactcagttttaactggaaaaagaag CCAGGAAGAGCTAAACCCCTCTAAACTTCGTGATGAAGCAGAAATTCTTGAaccttccttttcagaaaactatGATGATGTTTCTGTAGATGAGCTGCTGAGCCACCTCCCCCTG GACCTCTGA